The sequence CGGCAGCACCACTTCTTTGCGCAGGTATTACCACTTTTTCTCCCCTTCATCATTGGAAGGTTACCAAGGGAACAAAAGTAGGGGTAGCGGGACTTGGTGGCCTTGGTCACATGGCGGTTAAACTCGCACATGCCATGGGAGCTGAAGTCACCATGCTCACAACGTCCGTCAATAAAGTTGACGATGCACATCGTCTTGGCGCTGATAATATTGTATTGACTAGAGACGCAGCAGCTTTGGCAAAAGCTGATAAAAGCCTTGATCTGATCATTGATACCGTTGCAGCGCAGCATGACATCAACCAATATTTTAATCTGCTTAAAGTCGATGGTACATTAGTACAAGTCGGAGCACCGGTTGAGCCCCTCCCCGTACAGGTATTCAACCTTATTCCCTATCGCCGCTCTTTCGCCGGATCGGCCATTGGTGGCATTGCAGAAACACAAAAAATGTTAGACTTTTGCGGCAAGCATAACATTACCGCAGATATCGAACTCATAGCACCAAATCAAATAGAAAACGCTTATGCACGCATGTTAAAAAGCGACGTGAAATATCGTTTTGTTATTGATATGTCGCAAGCCTAGGCTGCTAGATGCACTCTCATTTATCGTTATAAATGAGCATTTTTTTAATTTAAAAAATATGCTTTTTACTTTTTATAAGGGATTAATA comes from Bartonella sp. HY038 and encodes:
- a CDS encoding NAD(P)-dependent alcohol dehydrogenase; the encoded protein is MFICDGFAVSSANDTFQPFSFERRDPLAFDVDIDIAFCGVCHSDLHTARGEWAGTQYPCVPGHEIVGTVRRIGSKVTKFKVGQRVGVGCMVNSCQNCDYCNQGLEQYCENGNTLTYNSQDPETGPDRHTFGGYSKRIVVNENFVLSIPDNLDLAAAAPLLCAGITTFSPLHHWKVTKGTKVGVAGLGGLGHMAVKLAHAMGAEVTMLTTSVNKVDDAHRLGADNIVLTRDAAALAKADKSLDLIIDTVAAQHDINQYFNLLKVDGTLVQVGAPVEPLPVQVFNLIPYRRSFAGSAIGGIAETQKMLDFCGKHNITADIELIAPNQIENAYARMLKSDVKYRFVIDMSQA